In Rhineura floridana isolate rRhiFlo1 chromosome 4, rRhiFlo1.hap2, whole genome shotgun sequence, the sequence GGAGTGGTGGTGTCACTGATTCCCCTTTGCATCCTCCACCGTTCATCTATATATGGCAGAGAGAGCCTCTCCAACCCAGAGaagctcttttcagtggctgttaTGGGTTGTAGTGGGGGTGGAGCAAGACAATCCCCAAAGTGCTCACAGCTCTTTGGATCTCAGCCTTCATTGGATTGTTACTTGACCCTCACATCTTCTCCCTTTTTCAACCATTCTGTTTTCCTGTCTCTTCTTATATCTTCCTTCATTTTGTGTTAATTTGCTTGGGACTTATAAGGATAAAATGATTCGGGGATGTCGTATATTTTCTTCCAGAGACCAATGCTTTGGAGAAACAACTGAACAACAGTGATTACAGCCCACTTTGTGGTCATTATGTAAATTATATGCTTTGCATAGTGTTTACACAAGCAATCTCAAAAAAAATAATGAACCAAAGCATAAATTATCACAGAAAAGGATCTCCATCTGAAGCATAAATTACTGTTCACTTCTGGCCTGTTAAAATGGTACTTGTTTAACTGGTGTTGGAATCTGACAAACACTGTATTCcttgaaaataataaaagtaGACACTAACCACATGGGGAGGTTTCAGTGCTCGAATAAACTCGCTGGTTTGTTGGTAATCTGTGTGAGCGGAGAAAGAAATGTAATCCACAGACATCTTCAGTGGGAGCTTCTGTCCTGACATAGTCGTAATTTCTTCAGGTTCAGACATGATATGCTTCAACAAGAAAGTGCACCAGTTATATTATTTCATTCAGAATATTTTTATTATGCAATTACAcactatacatatatataaaaacattcatTACAAAATTTCTCCCAGATGCAAACACACAACATTTCTATCTAACAAAATAGTCTGATAATGTCATCTTCCAATTCTACTGCAATTCACCATGCCATAAATTCAGGTCTCATCTCGACAATTCCTAATCTCCACTGAATATATTTCATCACTGGAACATTCCAACTTCTCAGAGCTTCTTGGTATTGTTTCATTCAGAAATAAAAGCACCAATCTACAGTGTGCATCAGTCTAACTTTATAGACACCAAAACGTTAGCCAAAgtaagtcataagaacataaagggagcctgctggatcaggccaatggcccatctagtctagcatcctgttctcacagtggccaaccagatgtctatggaaagcccacaagcaggacctgagtgcaacagcactctcccctcctgtgatttaaagcaactggtattcagaagcatagatCCTCTGCAAGtgaaggcagagcacagccatcatggctagcaaccATTGGtagcgttatcctccatgaatctgtctcatcttttaaagccgtccaagttggtggctattaaAGTCTAGTAAAGTCATAAAACATTGATTCACTGGCAAAGTAATTCAGTATCTCAAGCAGTCTGCCCTGTATATTAAAATATCAGGGTAGTAAAATGATACCTTGGCAAGTGTTCCTTCCACACAGTATCCTGCTATGATGACTCCATTTCTTTTGTCGGTACACCAGCTCTCAAATAATTCTCTGGATAAACCGCTCTGCATCATACCAGGAGAAGCCATTACAACACTTGGGCCTATGTCATCAAAATGATCCATACTCTAGGCAACAGagcaaaataataaattattattttagttTATGAAAGTCAGAGAAAAAAATGATTCTCCCTGAATTGTTATCCCTGCTTTTATGGACCTGAGGACTTTTAACTATCTTTGTTCATAATACATATAAACAGCAACAAAGCAAagataattaaacacacactctGAGGTTGCAGGGCAGAAGGAGCTGCCTTTGTTTCAGGGCCCTGGAAATGAGAGGAGAGTCTTTAGGGAAGGAGGCCTAAATATACAGAGAGGAGCTGGCTCACGCTGATCAGTCTCTCTTTGCCAAGGGAAGGTGGCCGCCGCCCGTGGTTAAACTGGGACAGAGAGGTGCTTCTCAAGGATGCCATGGATGTGTGAAAGCCCCAGACATAGTGCTAGCTCCAGCAGCGTATGCCCATGAGTCTTGGTGCTGCAGCTTGGTGCTGGGATCGGTGAGCTCAAAATATTTTTGGCAGGGTGCCGGCAACAAGATTAGGTGCTACATACACGAATCACAGAAGGATGCTTATCATTAGTATGTTTATTGCTACTTCCAGGAAACAGAGTACAGCTGCTGGTAGATCAGTAATAGTTGAGGATATCGGTGACCTCAGGAGGGTTTCTGTTGTTCTGAACTCAAGGAACAGAGAGGTCACTCTGTGTCCTGGATGTTAGTCTGCTAAGCAGACTAGTCATAACAACTTTCCAAGAGAGATCTAAAATCAATCAATACATGAGTATCAATGTGTATTTCCAGGATAGCCTTAGCTAGAAATGGATCATCTTGATTTGAAGTGGGAAGGCATTTGCCATGCCTTGAAAACGGCGTATCAACATTTCAGAATAAGACAGACTGTGCAAGCACCCCTCATCAATCCCCTTTCAGCAGGGGAAGATCATCTGCAAGCAATGGGATGCTTGTGAATAGATGGACTGGAGCAGATGCCTGTAAAAAAACTTGTTTCTACTGTAATGATACATCATCAACAACTGATACTAAGAAAATGGATATATATACATTACCCTATCTGCAGCAATACAATTTTCATTAGAAGCGGTAGCTGAATTCTTCTAAAGGGTTTTGATGCCCATTTAAATCAGAATTAtagttgtttatattttatacATTCATGGATTATTAATATATCCTTTATTCACACTGACCTTCAGATTACTAATGTGTTTGAATACAAACGGGTTGTTGATGTTGATTTGCTTGCGGATTTTATCGTTCATGGCATTGACGTAGGTCTGATACACAGCCATACATTTTTTTGCCAGAGAGGAAGCATAGTATATAGGTATCTCATGAAGCTCAGGGTGATTTTGCCAGTATTCATctagataatttaaaaaaaaatcccagtatTAACATATTATGAAAACCAAGAACAATCAGCTCAGAAAAGCACTCTGTTGCGAACATTATTTTACAGTATAGGAGAGGTACTGAAATCCTAAGCACACCTCTTTGAAAGGATACAAGTAGGATATGCTTTTCTGTAAACATAGTTAACATTTAATTGAAAATCTCTAACAGTGTTTATGTAACTTATTTCTAGAACATAAACATCATATAGAATCCTGaagaaatccactttttaaaaagaagccaaAATGAAATCTTGAGAACTGAGAAGGTACAAGGAACTTATCAAGCCTTGATtctcaaaaaaaaacaaaaaaaacaaaactggactCAGACAgcgcaatcctgtacacactgacttattttgttttatttcttttaactTACATTTATTGGAATTCTGGGGATTTCTCTCATGTGATTGTTATTTATGATTTGTAGCCTTGTCTTTTACAATCAAAATCAAAGAAAAtatgccccactgagttcaacagggcttactcccaagaagTGGGCGTAGGTTCTTAGCTTGTCACATATTCAACAGTAATCTTTATCATTAGTGttactcccccccacacacacacacggatgtGTAACAAAACAACTTCTAAAAGGAACACCAAATTTAAGAATAAAAACATGAGATGATGATTTTCAGCAGAGGGAACAGGTTGGAGGGCTACCTTATCCTACCTCTTATGAAGACATGTTGATATGTGACTTTatagcaataaataaaataggacagagttgctgctgcttacgaTACAAATATGACTGAAATATGGTACAAATGGAAAATTCCCAGCTTGCTCAGTAACTCTGAAAAAGCATGTCAACCAAATTATATTTTTAAGCCCTCCATAAAATCTTCTGCGTGTATTTCACAAAAATATAtagagtataataataataataaaaaaatttaatttatgtgtcgcctatctggccgttggccactctaggcgacgtacatgtaacaattaaaacagaatacaataaatacaataatgcaatgtaaaaacaatacagcagcgagAACAATATTAATACAAggttagaggcatttcagtcataacggttaaccctccccggaaatcccaaaggcctgttgaaagagccaggtctttatggctctacggaatacatttagggaagaggcgtgccgtagatcttgtgggagggagttccataaagtgggggccgccactgagaatgccctctctctagttcccgccaatcatACTCTATTATTTAGTCAAATACAACCCAAAAACATGTATACAGTGCAAACTACAGACTTTAATACAAAACACAGAAGCCCACTTTTCCTCTTTAAGGGTTAAGGGCTTGTTACCAATCTGTCTTAATATACAGAAACCAAAACAGCACAATACAATTTAATTGTTAAGTTAAAAAGAGGTAAGGTGTAGGTACATACCTAAAATCAAAAGCAGTTCTTGCGCTCTTCCCAGAGCAAACACAGGAATAAGACCTCTGCCTCCCCTGTTTACAATATCATGTACAGTATTACAGAATCTCGCCTCTCGCTCTTCCCGTTTTTCATGGATGTGTGTACCATATGTGGATTCCTAGAGCCACAAGACACACTATTAAAAacaatggcacacacacacacacacacacaccttatggTCTTTAGAACCTGCTACAGAAAAAAAATACTGACCAGAATGGCAATGCTTTTTTTACTGAAACAGACATTTCTAGCCAATGTCATTTATTGAAATATGGCCACACCAGTGCTATGCAATGCATTAATTACTTTCAGAACAAAGAACAGCTGCCATGAATACTTTACCATACAGCAATGATGACTAACCTTTTGGGCAAGTGTAACATGAGACTAAGAAATAGTTCAACTCCATCATCTACCTCATAAAGCAATGCTGTTTTGCCTCAAATCGACTGAGCTGGTGTGTACTCAGTAGCACACCACAGAGGAGCATAGGCTTGATTATGCCCAGCCATGGCTCCATTACTCCTCTTCAGGAGCATCACaactgctgctggatctgctgccAATGCTCTTGAGCCTAATGAGACGGATTCCTCAAAAAAACCGAAGGGCTTCtccaaacaaaataaattaatgAGGTGTCAATCAGCATGGCAGTGGTATTATACCTCATCTCAATCACATCTAAGTGAGATAATTTAATTCAATAAACCAGAGCTGAATTTTGATGCATTGGGGTAACATTCTACAACAACAGCATGCAACTTTTTTTGTGAGGTTAATCACAGACTGAAGGCATGACAGCAAACCTTGCCCTACAGTTTTCCTCAGAAAGATGTATTTAAAACATGTTCCTCCCACAACACCTCTTTTCTACTGTGTGCATGATATTCCTACATACAGTATTTATAATatccaaaatattttttaaaaaagcagtgcaGTGACATATATAATATTTTGGAGATATTTTTTTCAAACTTGCAAAAATTACTTTTTGATTATACTTTGGTAACTTTTTAAAGAGTACTAAAAAAAAAGGTACACTGCAGTCCATCCCACCTATAATTTTAATTCCAGAGTGTGTAAAACAGAGATGCCTGAAGTTAGAGTGTGCACTCTGCATTACTCCATTTCCACTTCAAATTATAAGAGAAGAAACTTACAATGATAAGAATATCTGGTTTAATATTGGGAATCTCAGCTGCCATCAAGTGCCTGTCTTCTTGTCTTGAGAAATCACCTGTGTATAAAAGCTTTGACAAAAAAACAATATGCACTGTAATTAGACTAAAAAAACCTAGCATAAATCATGGCAAATAATCAACAGTTTGGTCGAGGTCTATTGGTTCATCCATAGATCTTTATGGACCAACAAATAAGTGCTTAAGGTGGGGCCTTTTGTCACAAAATACGTTGGCAAGTTGGAATTTCATGCACAGTACTCCAGCACTGCAGGCAGATATTCCTTAACTTCCAATAGCAATAGCTtataccagggatggagaaccttttgctgctcaagggtcacattcccttgtgggcaacttcCAGcggctgcatgccagcagtgggcaaggccagaggcaaaaggtggGTAGGCCAACAAATGTGACACAGTAGGATACATGCAAGATTCATCCACACATATACAAAGCGAACACAAACACCCCTTTCTCCTTTATCCAGGCAAACTAAAGGCACTATCGAAGTTTCAGCCAGCCAAGAGGTATTATCATACTTTTCAGCCAAGCAAACGCACTCAAGGAAAGCatggagcaggaccagtgagagtcccaagggccgacAGAGAGGAGTAGAGaggcccaggcctgaggttcctcactttTGGTTTATACTAAGGGTCTTTAATGCAATTGGTTTAATGGAAACATGGCTGTGAGTAAACCCTGTCCGCAAAACACACACTCTCTTGAACCTGAAGAGTAAACTAATGCAAATAAATATCTGCTGATAACAAGCCTGTTTGGATTCTCTGGCGTTCTAAAGAAATACCTTCACTCCAGCTATTTCAATCATAAACATGGCTGCTCCCAGAACATGGCCTGCGTGGTAACACCAGAACTTGATTCCTGCCACCTCTTTTACTTCATGGAAGTTGATAGTTTCAATTTTGTCCATGCTTTCTTCCAGATCTGTCTCAGTATACAGCATGTCATCTGCTGATATATTGCTATATAAGATAGTTAAGGCAAAATGTCATCCTGTTCTCCTGTTTCTCAGATCACTGATAAGAAAAGAACTCAAAAGACACCATAAAGTGCCCTTGAGATTACAGCGTAACAATGCAAGAGGTAAAAATATTACATACACACTGTTCAAATTATGGCATCATTTCACAATAGCGTTCTCCCACAATTTAAGATGATCAGCTCACCTAACTTTGACATAATCTGACAGAAGCCATCTATAAATTGCTTTCGTAGCATGGGTCATGAAGGTCCTTCCTTTAAAACTTGTCTTTTGCAGAAACCATGGTAATGCTCCACAATGATCCAAGTGGAAACTGAAACAGGTAAGTGAAGATCAGATTTTCGAATCAAACCATACAATACCATGGATTACAGCTAGATCATTTGTAGTCTTAATAAAAGATCAAGTAACAAAAAGACTCACACTTAACATCTCAGTATCAGCAGAGCTTACAAATCTGTTACACATACTCAGCATTTTAAAATTCCACCAGCCACTGATCCACACATCACTTACTGACTAATCAAGAGGAGATCAATCTCAGCTGGGTCTATCAGATCAATATATGGAAGTGCATCCATTCCTTCTAGGCCAGGGTGGATTCCGCAATCAAGCTAAAAAAGATCATATATCAATCAGAAGGACTACcaattattactttttttaatAAGCATCTGGCTTATAGCATAAACTGATCATTGCTCTTTTACATCAGACTAGTGAAGTTTGGGTTGCATCTTAAAGTTTCAAATATGTCAAAATATATAATCTTAGAGATAAACCAAATATCATATCTCTCAAGTGAAGGTAGTGGGGGGGAAATCTGATGCTGCTGATAGTACTCTATAAAAGGGACATAATGTTGGAAACCCACTCATTAAGTAGCTAGGAATAACTGCACAGGAAGTTCACAGCTCTAGCTAAACATTTACAGCACTGAAGGGGAAATTTTCCATGAAATTATGGGTACTGAAGTGGAAGTAGATTTCTaacagaagtcccactgaatggTGTACTATCATGCATATTTTTTTGCGTGTGTGGCCTTCATGTGGGGTGTATTACAATCATTTCTGAGCTTGACAGTAGTTTTAAGTTAATTTATTAGAACTGTATCTTGTACTTCCATCAAAGACCCACATGGCAGCTTAtgatacacttttaaaaacaaaacaaaagttgaAATGTTATTATAAAATAAGAatgagagaaaaattaaaacagtcAAAAAGCAGATTTAGAGCAAATAAGATTAGTCCAACCAAAACTTGttttttgttaaaataaacaagGTCATATTTTAGTTGCTCACTGAAAGATGAGTGATGAGGTAGCCATCCAAACATCCTGAGGAAGGCTTTCTACAGTCTGGACactacaattgaaaaagcccgaTCTCCCATCCCAGCCCATCAAATTTCAGATAGTGTGCATGTGGGGAAACAGTAAGAGGGGCTTCAGTCGCTGAGGGAAGAGCCAGACCAGGCTCATACAGAAAAAGGAAGTCCTTAAAAGGGTTGTACTGGTAGATTGCTTGGAGTATTTACTGGCAATAATGGGTCCACTCTGACAAAAGGTTATTAAATAACTTAGCACAACACTTACCATTATCTTTCTTCCTTTAAATTCCAGAATAATGCATGATCTTCCTACTTCCTGCCCAGCGCCTCTGTGAAAAGAAAGTTGTGACAAATTACAGAAAACAATCACCAATCCCGATAATAAAAACAACTAGCTGTAACTGACCGAGCAAAGCGAAGTTTTTGGTTTAACTCTGTTGCCTGATTCGGGTTTATCAGAAACTATAATATGCATAGTTTAGCATTACGTGAACAAGCCTGGGCAAGCCTGAGGCTCATTATTGGGAAATGGTTCACTACCAAAAGGCAGCCTTTGTTCACAAAATGGTGGTGAAAGATCAATGAAtactggtggggaacctgtgggggcATAGCACAAATCCAGACATAACAGAAAAACATGCTAGGAATGAGAGAAAACACCAATTCCTATTGACATGTTTGCGTGAACACACAAATGCTGAATCCAAGGAAGGGGTGTGGGCATGTACATAAGTTCCAACCCTAACATCCTGGTTATTTTATCAGCCCCCTGCAGACCTTCCCCAAACAGCATAGGTAAGGTTGAGGACTGAGCAGGTGGGGTGACATGTACAAGGATGCTGGGGACACAGCCGGTGTACACGGCCTTGCACCTGGCCTCAGCATTTGCATATCCACAGGTCATAGATCCTATGCATTCAGAAGAAAGTTCCACTGCATTTAATCTCTGGAATTCTGACACAGTACGCATGCATAGAACTGTTGCCTAATCTTCTaaacttgtttactcagaagtgaatccTCCTATGTTACCATCACTCCAAGAGAAGCATGCAGTTACTTGAAGGAAGGAGCACTGAAGGCAACACCCTTTAATAGCACACACTCCCCATTTCTCAAGAGCAGTGCAAAATTCCAAGGCAGTCCTACTGGGTTTACTTCCTTGCTTTGAGGGACTATTGGAGACTTGCAATCTTTGCAGCTTTGCCTCTTTTTAACAAATATGCAAGTTGATCATAGCGAAGGCACAAAGCAGGCACTCGTACTAGATAGCAGATATGTTACACACCAACCCCCTCAGATTAGCAGGGCGCTACTGCAGTTCTTTGCCTCCTTAAAATTGCTCTCTCATACACTTaacatttctcccctccccaagtcTCTTTCAAAACCACAGACAGGCTTTCAACTATCAAGAGCCGATCTCCTGACCTAAACATGATCTCCTATTGATAAgacaccaaccaaccaaccatgaCTGCTAACCAATCCTTAGCCTTAGAATATGTTTGggataaataaaaaaaaccctgtgtgtATATACTGTATAAGAATCTGAGGAAGAGAGATGCTTTATAATGAGTGTCTGCATGAGCAGACACAGGAGGGCTCCAACCCCGCGGGGgatggggagaggcagggagcacCCGCGAGGGCATAGCAAGAGCCGTTGGCTAGCTGGGGGCCGCGGAGCGCGGACAGCCAGCGGGACCGTGACAGCCACTCACAGGGGCCGAATCAGCAGCTGGTCGCTCTCCTCGGCCGGGATAAACGCCTCAGTTCTTCTCCTTGCCGACATCCTTGCG encodes:
- the CPSF3 gene encoding cleavage and polyadenylation specificity factor subunit 3 isoform X3; the encoded protein is MLRKQFIDGFCQIMSKLGHVLGAAMFMIEIAGVKLLYTGDFSRQEDRHLMAAEIPNIKPDILIIESTYGTHIHEKREEREARFCNTVHDIVNRGGRGLIPVFALGRAQELLLILDEYWQNHPELHEIPIYYASSLAKKCMAVYQTYVNAMNDKIRKQININNPFVFKHISNLKSMDHFDDIGPSVVMASPGMMQSGLSRELFESWCTDKRNGVIIAGYCVEGTLAKHIMSEPEEITTMSGQKLPLKMSVDYISFSAHTDYQQTSEFIRALKPPHVILVHGEQNEMARLKAAIIREYEDNDEVHIEVHNPRNTEAVTLNFRGEKLAKVMGSLADKKPEQGQRVSGILVKRNFNYHILGPCDLSNYTDLAMSTVTQTQAIPYTGSFSLLYYQLQKLTGDIKEIEVQDKPALKVFKNITVVQEPGMVVLEWVANPANDMYADTVTTVILEVQSNPKIHKAMVHKIPKKEEMDAYHKKMEIMLQDIFGEDCVSAKKDNVLSITVDGKTANLSLDTRTVDHEPGCEDDDETLREMVELAAQRLYDALTPVQ
- the CPSF3 gene encoding cleavage and polyadenylation specificity factor subunit 3 isoform X1 encodes the protein MSARRRTEAFIPAEESDQLLIRPLGAGQEVGRSCIILEFKGRKIMLDCGIHPGLEGMDALPYIDLIDPAEIDLLLISHFHLDHCGALPWFLQKTSFKGRTFMTHATKAIYRWLLSDYVKVSNISADDMLYTETDLEESMDKIETINFHEVKEVAGIKFWCYHAGHVLGAAMFMIEIAGVKLLYTGDFSRQEDRHLMAAEIPNIKPDILIIESTYGTHIHEKREEREARFCNTVHDIVNRGGRGLIPVFALGRAQELLLILDEYWQNHPELHEIPIYYASSLAKKCMAVYQTYVNAMNDKIRKQININNPFVFKHISNLKSMDHFDDIGPSVVMASPGMMQSGLSRELFESWCTDKRNGVIIAGYCVEGTLAKHIMSEPEEITTMSGQKLPLKMSVDYISFSAHTDYQQTSEFIRALKPPHVILVHGEQNEMARLKAAIIREYEDNDEVHIEVHNPRNTEAVTLNFRGEKLAKVMGSLADKKPEQGQRVSGILVKRNFNYHILGPCDLSNYTDLAMSTVTQTQAIPYTGSFSLLYYQLQKLTGDIKEIEVQDKPALKVFKNITVVQEPGMVVLEWVANPANDMYADTVTTVILEVQSNPKIHKAMVHKIPKKEEMDAYHKKMEIMLQDIFGEDCVSAKKDNVLSITVDGKTANLSLDTRTVDHEPGCEDDDETLREMVELAAQRLYDALTPVQ
- the CPSF3 gene encoding cleavage and polyadenylation specificity factor subunit 3 isoform X2 codes for the protein MSARRRTEAFIPAEESDQLLIRPLGAGQEVGRSCIILEFKGRKIMLDCGIHPGLEGMDALPYIDLIDPAEIDLLLISHFHLDHCGALPWFLQKTSFKGRTFMTHATKAIYRWLLSDYVKVSNISADDMLYTETDLEESMDKIETINFHEVKEVAGIKFWCYHAGHVLGAAMFMIEIAGVKLLYTGDFSRQEDRHLMAAEIPNIKPDILIIESTYGTHIHEKREEREARFCNTVHDIVNRGGRGLIPVFALGRAQELLLILDEYWQNHPELHEIPIYYASSLAKKCMAVYQTYVNAMNDKIRKQININNPFVFKHISNLKSMDHFDDIGPSVVMASPGMMQSGLSRELFESWCTDKRNGVIIAGYCVEGTLAKHIMSEPEEITTMSGQKLPLKMSVDYISFSAHTDYQQTSEFIRALKPPHVILVHGEQNEMARLKAAIIREYEDNDEVHIEVHNPRNTEAVTLNFRGEKLAKVMGSLADKKPEQGQRVSGILVKRNFNYHILGPCDLSNYTDLAMSTVTQTQAIPYTGSFSLLYYQLQKLTGDIKEIEVQDKPALKVFKNITVVQEPGMVVLEWVANPANDMYADTVTTVILEVQSNPKIHKAMVHKIPKKEEMDAYHKKMEIMLQDIFGEDCTVDHEPGCEDDDETLREMVELAAQRLYDALTPVQ